The following DNA comes from Gloeocapsa sp. DLM2.Bin57.
ATTTTAGCAAAAGTAGCTTTGTCAATGGTAATTTTGGCAATATCCATCGTCGCAGCTTTAGCAGGATCGAGTTTACGGATTAATTCTCCTTCGGTTGCGTCTAATTCCGCTAAGAGTTTTGGTGAAATAGTTAATAAATCACAGCCTGCAAGTTCGAAAATTTCCTCAATATTACGGAAACTAGCTCCCATAATTTCAGTTTCGTGACCAAACTTTTTATAATAATTATAGATGGTGGTGACAGATTGTACACCAGGATCTTCAGCACCTGTATAGTCTTTACCTGTTTCTTTTTTGTACCAATCGAGAATTCTACCCACAAAAGGAGAAATTAGGGTAACACCTGCTTCAGCACAAGCGATCGCCTGATGTAAACCAAATAATAGTGTTAGGTTACAGTGAATTCCTTCTTTTTCTAAGGCTTTAGCCGCTTCGATACCCTCCCAAGTAGAAGCGATTTTAATTAATATCCTTTCTCTAGAGATTCCCGCTGCTTCGTATTGGGCGATTAAATCCTTTCCTTTGGCGATAGTAGCTTCAGTATCATAAGATAAGCGAGCATCCACTTCTGTAGAAACTCGTTGAGGTACTATTGCGAGGATTTTTTTACCAAAAGATACCGCTAAGCGATCGAAAGCTAGAGAAACTACTTGAGCATCACTAGCATCACTCCCGGCGTCTTGTTTCGCTTTCAGCAGAGTCTCATCAACGATTTCCTGATATTGAGGCATTTGTGCTGCAGCTGTAATCAAAGAGGGATTAGTCGTAGCGTCTCTAGGGGTAAATTTTTCAATAGCTTGCAAATCCCCTGTATCTGCTACCACGACTGTCATCTCTCGTAGCTGTTCTAAAAGTGTTTTACTCATAATTGATGCTTGTTAATGCTGAAATGAGTTTACTTCAATATAGTAAGCCTCTATTTCAGTAGAGGGTTGATTCCTTAAGCATGAATTAACAAAATTCGGCAAGATGTGAGTTTAACAAAAAGCTTGCATACCTGACTTTGAAATTATTGTTTCATATACTCTCCCCAGGTGGCTGCTGCTTGATAGCTACCTCCCCAGGTGGGTTTATTGTCGTCATTACCAAACCAAATACCTGTAACTAAGGAGGGTTGGTTAACGTAACCAATATACCAGAGGTCAACGTAGCTATCTGTTGTTCCAGTTTTACCCGCTTCACCTCTACCTAAATAAGCTGCTCTTCCTGTACCTTCTGTTACTACAGATTGCATTAAACTGGTGAGGGTACGGGCGATGTTTTTACTAACTGCTACTTTACTAGTATTGGGTTCTTGGGCAAAATTGTAAATCTCTCGACAAGTTGTCAGATTACTAGCATCTGAACAGTCATTCCCGTCGAGAATACGTTTGATTCCGTGGGGAAGATGCCAAACACCATCATTGGCGATCGCCGCGTAAGCTCCTGTTATTTCCAACAGATTGACTTCACTTTGTCCTAATACTAAACCTGGTACAGCTTGTAGAGGTGATTTTATCCCTAATTTACGCGCCATTGCTACTACGGAGTCTAAACCCACTATTTGGGCGATGCGCATAGCTACAGCGTTTTCTGATTGGGCTAGGGCTGTGTACATATTAATATCTCCCTCGCTACGTTCACAAGCTTTGTAGCGTTGTCCTTGCCACATAATCGGATCACAAGAGTGAGTCTTCCTTGGCGACATTCCCTCTTC
Coding sequences within:
- a CDS encoding transaldolase, which produces MSKTLLEQLREMTVVVADTGDLQAIEKFTPRDATTNPSLITAAAQMPQYQEIVDETLLKAKQDAGSDASDAQVVSLAFDRLAVSFGKKILAIVPQRVSTEVDARLSYDTEATIAKGKDLIAQYEAAGISRERILIKIASTWEGIEAAKALEKEGIHCNLTLLFGLHQAIACAEAGVTLISPFVGRILDWYKKETGKDYTGAEDPGVQSVTTIYNYYKKFGHETEIMGASFRNIEEIFELAGCDLLTISPKLLAELDATEGELIRKLDPAKAATMDIAKITIDKATFAKMHAEDKMASEKLSEGIQGFTKALETLEKLLADRLACLEAGSKVDEAASTLFQCYDLDGDGFITREEWLGTDAVFDALDEDHDGKISPAEMGSGLGLLIQLATAAK